The Stomoxys calcitrans chromosome 3, idStoCalc2.1, whole genome shotgun sequence genome includes a region encoding these proteins:
- the LOC106093901 gene encoding engulfment and cell motility protein 1 isoform X2: MYLEITNALSDFLSSDHTHTRTTYIKKKGKIQEICSFWNIVEPENYALQFCEGNHLKYVTEKNRNEIKNGSVLRLQYSPSKTANDILETLRAGSSCIKAECLEKLSSLSVDVTFALEFIKEQGLGIIISMIEEPSEKEDKILIYSLKSFVELMEHETVSWEILQNSFVQRNIHIVRNFMSFPKCTESALSNLENIVQNSSKHTLVEQEVTLQDLLMLFKDAKSPVILQNAIALINALFQKADEGRKRQIAHTISGKQYRLALLSNIPTTEMTHQLYVLQTLTLGLLEQRKRMKVSNQDQDAHEKIKELRKIAFDDYSGMSGFGGSSGNCSGSGNVNFAQYYKKLGFKCDMNPSQDFMETPPGILALDCMIYFARSYTQQYTKIVHENSCRGDEHECPFGRTSIELVKLLCDILRIGEPPSDQSVDFQPMFFTHDHPFEEFFCICINTLNRTWKDMRATGEDFQKVFSVVREQITRTLKQRPDNFDDFRGKIAYFTYQMITNLRQQERTSKEECDSTASAIVKLKEKISPDILDLIKQQRLAFLVDGTRFSKYSRGARSKDKFWYARLSPNHKVIHYGECDEKTIPTLEELNNKVSVIDIKQLLEGKECPHMKEMRTRKSAVNLAFSITFENMDHSTVDFVAPDENVFNYWTDGINALLGQEMVSKQKKEDFDTLLSMEIKLRLLDTEGVDISKDPPPIPDDPENYDFCFDN; the protein is encoded by the exons GAAAAATACAAGAGATATGCAGTTTTTGGAACATAGTCGAACCGgaaaattatgctcttcagTTTTGCGAAGGCAACCATTTAAAATATGTTACCGAAAAGAACCGCAACGAAATAAAAAATGGATCTGTGTTGCGCCTTCAATATTCTCCATCCAAAACTGCCAATGATATTTTAGAGACTTTGAGGGCTGGATCATCGTGTATCAAAGCAGAATGCTTGGAGAAACTTTCATCTCTATCTGTAGATGTTACATTTGCATTGGAATTTATTAAAGAACAAGGACTGGGCATTATAATTAGCATGATTGAGGAACCCAGCGAAAAAGAGGATAAAATACTCATATATAGCCTGAAGAGTTTTGTTGAATTGATGGAACATGAAACGGTGTCATGGGAAATTCTGCAAAACAGCTTCGTTCAACGAAACATTCATATAGTTAGGAATTTTATGAGTTTTCCAAAGTGCACTGAGAGCGCCTTAtcaaatttggaaaatattgtGCAGAATAGTTCTAAGCATACGCTTGTCGAGCAGGAGGTGACATTGCAAGACCTCTTGATGTTGTTTAAAGATGCCAAATCACCCGTGATATTGCAAAATGCGATAGCTCTAATCAATGCTCTATTCCAAAAGGCCGATGAGGGCAGAAAAAGACAAATAGCCCATACCATAAGTGGCAAACAATATCGTTTGGCGTTGCTAAGCAATATTCCAACCACGGAGATGACTCACCAATTGTATGTTCTGCAAACCCTTACCTTGGGCTTGCTTGAACAACGCAAACGAATGAAAGTATCTAACCAGGATCAAGATGCCCATGAAAAGATTAAAGAATTGAGAAAAATTGCTTTTGATGATTATTCTGGTATGTCTGGGTTTGGCGGTAGTTCTGGCAACTGTTCCGGCTCAGGAAATGTCAATTTTGCCcaatattacaaaaaattagGATTCAAATGTGACATGAACCCCTCACAAGATTTTATGGAAACACCACCCGGCATTTTAGCTCTGGATTGCATGATCTACTTTGCCCGAAGCTATACCCAGCAGTATACAAAAATTGTTCACGAAAACTCGTGTCGAGGCGATGAACACGAATGCCCCTTCGGTCGGACGTCAATTGAATTGGTAAAATTACTTTGTGATATTCTTCGCATTGGCGAGCCTCCCTCTGATCAATCAGTTGACTTTCAACCAATGTTTTTCACCCACGACCACCCATTCGaggaatttttttgcatttgtattAATACTCTAAACCGCACTTGGAAGGATATGCGTGCTACAGGGGAAGACTTCCAGAAAGTATTCAGTGTTGTACGCGAACAGATAACGCGTACTTTGAAACAGCGACCAGACAATTTCGACGATTTTCGCGGCAAAATAGCTTACTTTACATACCAAATGATAACCAATTTGAGACAACAGGAGAGAACTTCGAAAGAAGAATGCGATTCCACAGCATCAGCCATAGTGAAGCTGAAAGAAAAGATATCACCCGATATTTTGGatttaataaaacaacaacGTTTGGCATTTCTTGTGGATG GCACTCGATTTTCCAAATATTCACGAGGAGCACGCTCTAAAGATAAATTTTGGTATGCTCGTCTCTCTCCCAATCACAAGGTTATACATTACGGTGAATGCGACGAGAAAACAATCCCAACGCTGGAAGAGTTAAATAATAAGGTGTCGGTAATCGACATTAAACAACTTTTGGAAGGCAAAGAGTGTCCCCATATGAAAGAAATGCGCACACGTAAATCAGCCGTGAACCTCGCCTTCTCCATTACATTCGAAAATATGGACCATTCAACTGTCGATTTTGTGGCTCCTGACGAAAACGTCTTTAACTATTGGACCGATGGCATAAACGCTCTCTTAGGCCAAGAAATGGTTAGCAAGCAAAAAAAGGAGGATTTCGACACCCTGTTATCTATGGAAATTAAATTGAGATTATTGGACACTGAAGGGGTTGACATAAGTAAAGATCCCCCACCAATACCAGATGATCCAGAAAATTATGATTTTTGCTTTGATAACTAA
- the LOC106093901 gene encoding engulfment and cell motility protein 1 isoform X1 encodes MIPKKMPVKDAHIVKIAVECDNHIAQLINLDQRQPLSGKIQEICSFWNIVEPENYALQFCEGNHLKYVTEKNRNEIKNGSVLRLQYSPSKTANDILETLRAGSSCIKAECLEKLSSLSVDVTFALEFIKEQGLGIIISMIEEPSEKEDKILIYSLKSFVELMEHETVSWEILQNSFVQRNIHIVRNFMSFPKCTESALSNLENIVQNSSKHTLVEQEVTLQDLLMLFKDAKSPVILQNAIALINALFQKADEGRKRQIAHTISGKQYRLALLSNIPTTEMTHQLYVLQTLTLGLLEQRKRMKVSNQDQDAHEKIKELRKIAFDDYSGMSGFGGSSGNCSGSGNVNFAQYYKKLGFKCDMNPSQDFMETPPGILALDCMIYFARSYTQQYTKIVHENSCRGDEHECPFGRTSIELVKLLCDILRIGEPPSDQSVDFQPMFFTHDHPFEEFFCICINTLNRTWKDMRATGEDFQKVFSVVREQITRTLKQRPDNFDDFRGKIAYFTYQMITNLRQQERTSKEECDSTASAIVKLKEKISPDILDLIKQQRLAFLVDGTRFSKYSRGARSKDKFWYARLSPNHKVIHYGECDEKTIPTLEELNNKVSVIDIKQLLEGKECPHMKEMRTRKSAVNLAFSITFENMDHSTVDFVAPDENVFNYWTDGINALLGQEMVSKQKKEDFDTLLSMEIKLRLLDTEGVDISKDPPPIPDDPENYDFCFDN; translated from the exons GAAAAATACAAGAGATATGCAGTTTTTGGAACATAGTCGAACCGgaaaattatgctcttcagTTTTGCGAAGGCAACCATTTAAAATATGTTACCGAAAAGAACCGCAACGAAATAAAAAATGGATCTGTGTTGCGCCTTCAATATTCTCCATCCAAAACTGCCAATGATATTTTAGAGACTTTGAGGGCTGGATCATCGTGTATCAAAGCAGAATGCTTGGAGAAACTTTCATCTCTATCTGTAGATGTTACATTTGCATTGGAATTTATTAAAGAACAAGGACTGGGCATTATAATTAGCATGATTGAGGAACCCAGCGAAAAAGAGGATAAAATACTCATATATAGCCTGAAGAGTTTTGTTGAATTGATGGAACATGAAACGGTGTCATGGGAAATTCTGCAAAACAGCTTCGTTCAACGAAACATTCATATAGTTAGGAATTTTATGAGTTTTCCAAAGTGCACTGAGAGCGCCTTAtcaaatttggaaaatattgtGCAGAATAGTTCTAAGCATACGCTTGTCGAGCAGGAGGTGACATTGCAAGACCTCTTGATGTTGTTTAAAGATGCCAAATCACCCGTGATATTGCAAAATGCGATAGCTCTAATCAATGCTCTATTCCAAAAGGCCGATGAGGGCAGAAAAAGACAAATAGCCCATACCATAAGTGGCAAACAATATCGTTTGGCGTTGCTAAGCAATATTCCAACCACGGAGATGACTCACCAATTGTATGTTCTGCAAACCCTTACCTTGGGCTTGCTTGAACAACGCAAACGAATGAAAGTATCTAACCAGGATCAAGATGCCCATGAAAAGATTAAAGAATTGAGAAAAATTGCTTTTGATGATTATTCTGGTATGTCTGGGTTTGGCGGTAGTTCTGGCAACTGTTCCGGCTCAGGAAATGTCAATTTTGCCcaatattacaaaaaattagGATTCAAATGTGACATGAACCCCTCACAAGATTTTATGGAAACACCACCCGGCATTTTAGCTCTGGATTGCATGATCTACTTTGCCCGAAGCTATACCCAGCAGTATACAAAAATTGTTCACGAAAACTCGTGTCGAGGCGATGAACACGAATGCCCCTTCGGTCGGACGTCAATTGAATTGGTAAAATTACTTTGTGATATTCTTCGCATTGGCGAGCCTCCCTCTGATCAATCAGTTGACTTTCAACCAATGTTTTTCACCCACGACCACCCATTCGaggaatttttttgcatttgtattAATACTCTAAACCGCACTTGGAAGGATATGCGTGCTACAGGGGAAGACTTCCAGAAAGTATTCAGTGTTGTACGCGAACAGATAACGCGTACTTTGAAACAGCGACCAGACAATTTCGACGATTTTCGCGGCAAAATAGCTTACTTTACATACCAAATGATAACCAATTTGAGACAACAGGAGAGAACTTCGAAAGAAGAATGCGATTCCACAGCATCAGCCATAGTGAAGCTGAAAGAAAAGATATCACCCGATATTTTGGatttaataaaacaacaacGTTTGGCATTTCTTGTGGATG GCACTCGATTTTCCAAATATTCACGAGGAGCACGCTCTAAAGATAAATTTTGGTATGCTCGTCTCTCTCCCAATCACAAGGTTATACATTACGGTGAATGCGACGAGAAAACAATCCCAACGCTGGAAGAGTTAAATAATAAGGTGTCGGTAATCGACATTAAACAACTTTTGGAAGGCAAAGAGTGTCCCCATATGAAAGAAATGCGCACACGTAAATCAGCCGTGAACCTCGCCTTCTCCATTACATTCGAAAATATGGACCATTCAACTGTCGATTTTGTGGCTCCTGACGAAAACGTCTTTAACTATTGGACCGATGGCATAAACGCTCTCTTAGGCCAAGAAATGGTTAGCAAGCAAAAAAAGGAGGATTTCGACACCCTGTTATCTATGGAAATTAAATTGAGATTATTGGACACTGAAGGGGTTGACATAAGTAAAGATCCCCCACCAATACCAGATGATCCAGAAAATTATGATTTTTGCTTTGATAACTAA
- the LOC106093892 gene encoding uncharacterized protein LOC106093892, with product MSTKRKIFTQIDKRRLKNFLGGVHDWVDVCVLHIFFKEPGKIIANKISHLLENPLLLLHSHQAAAGGAISPAAATPSSTLLTASNDFFNVASADGIRTQNSKVHPSPGAGTARSVWALPLTYDSCNMVAEEDGAHTDHEVDPRRPHTPRVVEIVGGVEVAVGGPNATSGTGNSAHKDAPVDENLLIFEGIDGSVAHLDDIFDIIKNGEVTDVENLTEKFGIECLSARDRHGYTPAHWVALNGNVEMMRYLIERLAPIDLPCLGTQGPRPIHWACRKGHAAVVQVMLQAGVNVNAADFKGLTPLHVACMYGRTATAAYLLGMGALNHLTDINGDTALHWAAYKGHADLMRLLMYSGVELQKTDNFGSTPLHLACLSGNMSCVRLLCEKSNLDLEPRDKNGKTPMMLAQAHQHQDIVRLLYTEVKKKSRWMPSVSEIWGWLFGGAGDSKGPLLLFLFSVLLWGYPMYMIRAIPITWNILRRSHYCFIYWNAVMWISWIIANRRDPGYIPLSSDAYYRAIKQIPYFDKLKKRNVILTRLCHSCRCLRPLRAKHCRVCNRCVSYFDHHCPFIYNCVGLRNRMWFFLFVLSVAVNCSFTIYFACYCVMIEGFTLLYVLGLIEAIAFCGLGWILTCTSILHACMNLTTNEMFNYKRYPYLRDKRGRYQNPFSRGPILNLLEFFVCLPDRSDDNDLLLEDNI from the exons ATGAGTACCAAACGTAAGATATTT ACTCAAATTGACAAAAGAAGGTTAAAAAACTTTCTTGGCGGAGTGCACGATTGGGTGGATGTGTGtgttttacacattttttttaaagagcCTGGGAAAATAATAGCCAACAAAATTTCACACTTACTTGAAAATCCGTTGCTGCTACTCCACAGCCACCAAGCAGCCGCTGGAGGAGCAATATCACCAGCAGCTGCAACACCATCATCGACGTTATTAACGGCGTCCAACGATTTTTTTAACGTGGCTTCTGCGGACGGCATCAGGACGCAAAACAGCAAAGTTCACCCGAGTCCAGGGGCAGGAACCGCCCGAAGTGTTTGGGCCCTGCCCCTGACCTATGATAGCTGTAACATGGTGGCCGAAGAGGATGGTGCCCACACTGACCACGAAGTTGATCCACGACGACCACATACACCGCGAGTGGTCGAAATTGTAGGGGGCGTTGAGGTTGCGGTAGGAGGACCTAACGCTACATCAGGCACTGGCAATTCGGCCCATAAAGATGCTCCGGTCGATGAAAATCTCTTGATATTCGAAGGCATCGATGGTTCCGTAGCTCATTTGGATGATATTTTCGATATCATCAAAAACGGTGAAGTGACCGATGTGGAAAACTTAACCGAAAAATTCGGTATAGAATGTCTTTCAGCAAGAGATCGCCATGGTTACACTCCTGCACACTGGGTGGCCTTGAATGGAAACGTTGAGATGATGCGGTATTTAATAGAGCGTTTGGCGCCCATAGACTTACCATGTCTAGGAACTCAAGGACCCAGACCCATACATTGGGCTTGCCGTAAGGGTCATGCTGCGGTTGTTCAAGTTATGCTTCAGGCGGGGGTAAATGTAAATGCCGCCGATTTCAAGGGCTTAACCCCTCTTCACGTGGCTTGCATGTATGGCCGAACTGCAACTGCTGCTTATCTGTTGGGCATGGGAGCTCTTAACCATTTGACAGATATCAATGGTGATACAGCCCTACATTGGGCCGCCTATAAGGGACATGCTGATCTGATGCGTCTGCTGATGTATTCTGGGGTAGAACTGCAAAAAACTGATAACTTTGGTTCGACTCCTCTGCATTTAGCCTGTTTATCGGGCAACATGTCGTGTGTTCGTTTGCTTTGTGAAAAATCTAATCTGGACCTAGAGCCTCGAGATAAGAACGGGAAAACTCCTATGATGCTTGCCCAAGCACATCAACACCAAGATATTGTGCGTCTTCTATACACGGAAGTGAAGAAGAAATCACGTTGGATGCCATCCGTGTCGGAAATTTGGGGTTGGCTGTTTGGTGGCGCCGGTGATTCCAAAGGACCTCTATTGCTATTTTTATTCTCAGTCTTACTATGGGGATATCCAATGTATATGATAAGG gcTATACCCATAACCTGGAACATATTGAGGCGTTCGCATTATTGTTTCATCTACTGGAATGCTGTTATGTGGATCAGCTGGATCATAGCGAATCGCCGAGATCCCGGCTATATACCATTAAGTTCGGATGCCTATTATCGTGCCATCAAACAAATACCCTATTTCGACAAGCTGAAGAAACGCAATGTGATATTGACGCGCCTATGCCATAGCTGCCGCTGTCTGCGTCCCTTAAGAGCTAAGCATTGCCGCGTCTGCAACAGGTGTGTTTCATACTTCGACCACCATTGTCCATTCATTTACAACTGCGTAGGTTTACGAAATCGAATGTGGTTCTTTCTCTTCGTGTTGTCGGTTGCTGTAAATTGTTCATTTACCATTTACTTTGCTTGCTATTGTGTCATGATTGAAGGATTCACCCTACTCTACGTGTTGGGCCTAATAGAAGCCATAGCCTTTTGTGGTTTGGGATGGATTTTGACATGCACCTCG atTCTTCATGCCTGCATGAATCTTACAACAAATGAAATGTTCAACTACAAGCGTTATCCATATCTGCGGGACAAGCGTGGTCGCTACCAAAATCCCTTTTCACGTGGCCCCATATTGAATCTTTTGGAGTTCTTTGTCTGCCTGCCCGACCGCAGTGATGACAACGATTTGCTTTTGGAAGATAACATTTGA
- the LOC106093894 gene encoding methanethiol oxidase: MDSKNCCHGPGYPTPLDAMKNGPREKLLYTVTIQPNLEEAHGDYLSTVDVDPESPTYSQIIHRTFTNRTGNELHHSGWNACSSCYYVDKNAKRVPKRDKLVLPALNSDFIYVLDVASDPRKPEICKVIDGSVLKSHNVTAPHTTHCLADGNIMISIMGDAEGNATCDFILFDSEFNCLGTWIKGDKKPYCGYDFWYQPYFDVMVSSEWGAPKKFRRGWDDDDLKDLTQYGCRINFFKWSTHTLYQTIDLGLDGFTPLEVRFMHDPKRPEGFVGCCLNAKVFYFKKKPDSDEFTCKKVIDVPSKLVKFGDNKPQHIGGMVSDIILSLDDRYLYINLWRHGDLRQYDITDPENPKLTGQIFLGGAICKDLTAVQVLEDKELKDRPEPCVIKGRRLEGGPQMMQLSLDGKRLYVSSSLFSPWDKMMYPKMVEKGGHICLIDVDVENGGMKLNENFLVDFGKEPYGPTLPHEMRYPGGDCTSDIWLAN, translated from the exons ATGGATAGCAAGA ACTGTTGTCATGGTCCTGGTTACCCCACCCCATTAGATGCCATGAAGAATGGACCGCGTGAGAAGTTACTGTATACCGTGACTATACAACCCAATTTAGAAGAAGCTCATGGCGACTATTTATCGACTGTCGATGTTGATCCCGAAAGTCCAACATATTCTCAG ATTATCCACCGCACTTTCACAAATCGTACTGGTAACGAACTGCACCATTCAGGATGGAATGCTTGCTCCAGTTGTTACTATGTAGATAAGAATGCCAAACGTGTACCTAAAAGAGATAAGCTGGTGTTGCCGGCATTAAATTCGGATTTTATATATGTTCTCGATGTGGCCTCTGACCCTCGTAAGCCAGAGATTTGTAAGGTGATAGACGGTAGCGTCTTAAAGAGCCACAATGTCACAGCTCCGCACACTACGCATTGCCTGGCTGATGGCAACATTATGATTTCCATAATGGGCGATGCGGAGGGCAATGCAACATGCGATTTTATTCTATTCGATTCTGAGTTTAATTGTTTGGGAACATGGATCAAAGGCGATAAGAAGCCCTATTGTGGTTATGACTTCTGGTATCAGCCCTACTTCGATGTTATGGTATCTTCCGAATGGGGTGCTCCAAAAAAATTCCGAAG GGGCTGGGATGATGATGATTTAAAAGATCTGACCCAATATGGATGTCGCATAAACTTCTTCAAATGGTCTACCCATACTTTATATCAGACAATCGATTTGGGCTTAGATGGATTCACCCCATTGGAAGTTCGTTTCATGCACGATCCAAAAAGACCAGAAGGATTTGTAGGTTGTTGTCTGAATGccaaggtgttttattttaaaaagaaGCCGGATAGTGATGAATTCACATGCAAAAAAGTTATAGATGTGCCATCAAAACTGGTGAAATTCGGTGACAACAAACCACAACATATTGGAGGAATGGTGTCGGATATAATTCTATCCTTGGACGACCGTTACTTGTACATCAACTTGTGGCGGCATGGTGATCTGCGCCAATATGATATAACTGATCCTGAGAATCCAAAATTGACTGGCCAAATATTTTTGGGTGGAGCAATATGCAAGGACTTGACAGCTGTGCAAGTTCTTGAAGATAAAGAATTGAAG GATCGGCCAGAGCCATGCGTAATCAAAGGGCGGCGTTTGGAAGGTGGTCCTCAAATGATGCAACTATCCTTGGATGGCAAACGATTGTATGTATCGTCATCGCTCTTTTCGCCCTGGGACAAAATG ATGTATCCCAAAATGGTTGAGAAAGGTGGTCATATATGCCTaattgatgttgatgttgaaaACGGTGGCATGAAACTAAATGAGAATTTCTTAGTGGATTTCGGAAAAGAACCGTACGGTCCCACTCTACCACACGAAATGCGTTACCCCGGAGGTGATTGTACATCCGATATTTGGCTTGCCAATTAA